The genomic stretch AAAAATACATGCACAATTAGAAACACTAAGTGGCACAACAGTTACTGTAGATTATTTAGAAACTCCTGACGATCTTAAAAAATTAGCAGAAAATCAAGATGATTGCATTATATCGCTTATAGATAAAAAACCAAATTTTTGGAGAAAACATGGGCTGAGTCAATCCAAAATCACAAAATTAGGACCATTACATGTAACTCCTTTAATTGCTTTACATTCATAAATGCAGAAACAATGAGTAATCGTAAATTTTACATATTGACAATTTTACTTGGACTTGCAATCATCGCATTACTTTCTTGGTTAGTGCCTGCACCGATTTTTCAGTAAGTAATATAATGTAGTTTTGTTTGAAGTGAAACGATTAAGTTTAATTGGTATTAAAGTTCACTTATCATTTCAAAAACTAATCTCTTGAAGTAAACTATTTATTACTTGATATCTCGAGTTTGTAGATTTATCCATATTTTTAATAAAATAAGAATACACAAACGAATGCGATTACTTTGTTTATCAGTAATGGCTCAAGGTGTAAATACTTTATTTCTAATTACTTATAATTCAGATTTTTTTATAGGAACACAGGATAGCCGACCACTTTTGTGGAAACGCCCAAAATTAAAAAAAGCTCCTTACGAATAAGAAGCTTTTTTGTAATGTTATGATGTAATAATTTCGATTACGCAATTGCGCTCAAAATTTTATTGAATGTTTCGCTAGGACGCATTAGTTTTGACATTAATTCATCGTTTGGCATGTAGTAACCGCCAGTATTCATTGGTGAACCTTGCGCGTCATTCAATTCTTTAACGATTTTTTCCTCATTTTGCGCCAATTCAGAAGCAATAGGAGTGAAGCGCGTTTTTAACTCAGCATCTTTATTTTGCGAAGCCAATGCTTGCGCCCAATATAATGACAAGTAGAAGTGACTTCCTCTGTTGTCAAGTTCGTGTACTTTACGAGAAGGTGATTTTTTGTTTTCTAAGAATTTATCCGTTGCGTCATCTAAAGTTTCTGATAAAACAATCGCGTTTTTATTATCATAATTTGAACCTAAATGTTCTAAAGAAACGGCTAATGCTAAGAATTCTCCTAAAGAATCCCAACGCAAATGTCCTTCTTCGTTGAATTGTTGTACGTGTTTTGGTGCAGATCCACCAGCGCCAGTTTCAAACAATCCGCCGCCATTCATTAAAGGAACGATGGAAAGCATTTTTGCACTTGTTCCTAATTCTAAAATAGGGAATAAATCCGTTAAATAATCACGTAAAACGTTTCCAGTTACTGAGATTGTCTCTTTACCATCTTTAGTACGCTCAAGTGTGTATTGTGTTGCTTCTGCTAATGCAAGAATATGAATTTCTAATCCTTCAGTATCGTAATCTTTTAAATATAGATTTACCTTTTTAATGAGTTCTGCATCATGCGCTCTTTCTTGATCTAACCAGAAAACTGCTGGCGATCCTGTCGCTTTTGCTCTGCTTACGGCTAGTTTTACCCAGTCGCGAATAGGCGCGTCTTTTACCTGGCACATTCTCCAAATGTCTCCAGTTTCAACGTTATGTTCTATTAAAGTTTTTCCTGTGGCATCTACAATTTTCACAGTTCCATTAGCTGGAATTTCGAAAGTCTTATCGTGCGAACCATATTCTTCTGCTTTTTGAGCCATTAAACCAACATTAGGAACAGTTCCCATTGTTGTTGGATCAAATGCACCGTTCTTTTTACAGAAATCAATCGTAACTTGGTATAAAGCAGCATAACTACTATCTGGAATAACAGCTATGGTATCTTGTAATTTTCCATCAGCATCCCACATTTTTCCAGAGGTACGAATCATTGCAGGCATTGAAGCATCAATAATTACGTCACTAGGTACGTGTAAGTTAGTGATTCCTTTATCAGAATTTACCATTGCGATATCTGGACCATTTTCCATTGCCACAGCAATATCTCCAATAATTTCTTCTTTCTTTTCTTGAGATAATTCGTTAAGATTATTTAATAAGTTTCCAAAACCATTATTTACATCAACTCCGATTTCGTCAAATTCAGTTTGGTATTTTTCGAATAAGTCTGCAAAATATACGCGAACTGCATGTCCAAAAATAATTGGATCACTTACTTTCATCATCGTTGCTTTCATGTGAAGCGAGAAGAGCAAACCTTTTTCTTTTGCCTCTGCAATTTCTTTTGCTAAAAAAGCTAATAATGCTTTTTTGCTCATTACTGTTGCATCGATAATTTCTCCTGCAAGTAAATCGATTCCGGCTTTTAGCGTAGTTTTGTTTCCATTTACATCAACATGTTCAATGTTTACAGATGTAGCGTCATTAATAGTTATAGATTTTTCGTTTGAACGAAAATCTCCAGCTTCCATCGTTGCTACATTCGTTTTGGAGTCTGATGACCAAACGCCCATGCTGTGTGGATTTTTCTTAGCGTAGTTTTTTACTGCTTTTGGTGCTCTACGATCTGAGTTTCCTTCACGTAATACAGGATTCACAGCAGAACCTTTTACCTTATTATATTGTTCAATAATTGCTTTATCTTTTTCCGTTTCTGCCTCTTCTGGATAATCAGGAATGGCAAATCCTTTTGCTTGTAATTCTGCAATAACGTCTTTCAACTGCGGCACTGAAGCACTTATGTTTGGTAATTTGATAATGTTTGCTTCAGGTGTTTTTGCTAATTCTCCTAATTCTGCTAATGCATCACTTACGCGTTGATCAGCGGTTAAATATTCTGGGAAATTTGCTAAAATTCTTCCTGCTAAAGAAATATCTTTGGTTTCAATGTCAATACCAGATGGCGCTGTAAATGCTTTTACGATTGGTAAAAAAGAATGTGTCGCTAAAGCTGGTGCTTCATCAGTTTTTGTATAGATAATCTTAGTTGATTTTGCCATATTAATTTACAAATATTAAAAATTGGAATTATGTATTGTAGTTTTTTCGAAGTGCAAATATACAAAAATGATAGTGGATTACAGAAGATATCGCGAAGCAGTCAATCTAGAATATCGTTTATTTTAGCTATTTTAACAAAAACAAAAGCCATATCATTGTAATTGCTTACCTTGATATGGCTTTTTGAAATGTGTAGTACTTAATAGTTTTATAATTGCTTAACAAACAATTTAGTAAAACAACACTTCAGAGTTTGAAATAAGTTCAGTCGTTATTGGCATTACACCTTAGTTTGAAACTTATTTCAGCTGTTTCTTTAAAATACCTACTTGTACATATCTACTTTAGTGACGTGTCCATTTATATGAACCTCTTTTCCTTGCGGAATTTAGGTATATACAACACTTCATTAGCATCTTAGCAATACTAACAAATTTCAGTGTTTCTCCTTGAGTCCATAATAGCGAACTATCCTAGAAATAGAGAAGCATTTTTCTTTCGTAATTCTTGTATCCAAAAATTACTTCCGAAAAAATAGATTAAATTAACAACTTGTGTTAGAACGTTCTGTACAATCTACTCGAGATCAATTTGCATTGTCTTTCTGTGAATTGTTTCATAAATATAACGTAAGTTTTTGAAAAATAAATGAATATACTAAATTAGAAATCAACAAGTTATGAACCGAAGTTGTGAACAATTGTTTATAACGAAAAAAGTCCTGCAATTTGCAGGACTTTTTTTATAATATATTTTTTGAAAGATTTTATTTGAATCTTCTCTCTTTAATTCTTGCTTTCTTACCAGTAAGACCTCTAAAGTAAAAGATACGTGCTCTACGAACTTTACCTCTTTTGTTTACTTCAATTTGTTGAAGTGCTGGTAAATTAACTGGGAAAATACGCTCAACTCCAACGGTTCCAGATATTTTTCTGATTGTAAATGTTTCAGATGAACCTGAACCTCTACGTTGAATTACAACTCCTCTAAAGAACTGTGTACGTGTTTTTTCGCCTTCACGAATTTCGTAATAAACTGTAATAGTATCTCCTGCTGCAAATACAGGAAAGTCTTTTTTTGCTACAAATTCTTCTTGTACAAATTTAATTAAAGCTTCCATTTTAAACTTTTTAATAATATTAATTCAAACCAACATATTCACGTCTATCGCCAGAGGTTGACCCAAAATTGAGTGCAAAAATAAGTATTTTTTTTGAATGTTAAATGTTAAATTATGAATTTTTCCAATGTGTCAATTTGAAAATATGTCGATTTGATAATTATTAAGCTAAAAAACGGTCAACACTATTTAGGGAAGTACAATATTGAAGTCCCTTTTAGAGAAGTTGGGGAAATTAGATTTCAATTAAGTCCTGAATTATGGGAACGTTGGTTAAGTAGTGGCGGACGTGCAGAAGGAATTGAAATAATTGATGCTGAACGCAGAGAAGTTATATTGACTGATCCGACAAGAGCACAACTATTAAGTGTTGATCTTCCGCCAAGAGCATACTATCCGTTAAGCGTAGAATTTAGAATGAATGAAGGTGTGCAACAATCTGTAAATTATCATTTTGCGTTCTCTCAAAATCTATCGGAAGAACTTGAAAGCGAATTTGGAAGTGAATGTCACTATTTTGTTGAATTTAATGGAAGAAGTGATGAAGAAATATCAGAGCCATTCAGAAGAACTGCAACAGACGATACTATTGTATTAATTCCAAATCCGAGTCGTGGGCAATTTACAGTTCAAATTCAAGAAGCTCAAGTACAACGCGGAATAATTCAAGTATTAGATGTAAATACGGGGCAAATAATATATGAAAAAGTATTCAGTCATCAAGATAAAATTCCTGTAGATTTAGGAAACTTACGTCCAAATGTATACATCTTAAAACTAATCACAGACAAAAAAGTAACAACGAAACGTATTATCGTTAACTAATCCAATACTATATTATTTTTAATTTTAAAATAAACCAAAAGCGGTAATTTATCTTGTATAAATTGCCGCTTTTTTTTGAACTAAAAAAATAATGTGTCAATTTGAAAATGTGTTAATTTGATAATTCCTTAAAATACAACGACTAAAATGCTAACAGCGAAGCAAATTTTAGTTTAAAAGTTGAAAGGTTTATAAGTTTATTCTATTGAGTAAATAATTCACATACCAAAAAAACATGCTGACTTGCAGATTATTTCTTAAAATCAAAAAACAGTGTCGACAAACAACCTTGAATCATTGAATTCTTAAATTGAGCGAAGCGATACTAAAAGCATTGCACAACCCTAAAATAATTGTACTTTTGTATTCTTGAAATCAAAATAGTTCAAAAAAACACAAAATTATGAATTCATACGATGTAGCCGTAATTGGCTCTGGTCCTGGCGGATATGTTGCCGCAATAAGATGTGCGCAATTAGGAATGAAAACAGCAATTATTGAAAAATATAGCACTTTAGGTGGAACTTGCTTAAATGTAGGTTGTATTCCATCAAAAGCATTGCTAGATTCTTCGCATCATTACGAAGAAGCTATCAAGCACTTTGACGATCACGGAATTGAAATTTCAGGAGAAGTAAAAGTAAATCTTGAAAAAATGATTGCTCGTAAAACGGCTGTTGTCGATCAAACGACTGGTGGAATTGATTTCTTGATGAAGAAAAATAAAATTGATGTCTACGAAGGTTTGGGTAGTTTTAAAGATGCAACTCACGTAAACATCGCCAAAAATGATGGAACTTCGGAAGAAATAGAAGCAAAAAATATCATCATTGCTACTGGAAGTAAACCCGCAAACTTACCATTTATCAAACTAGATAAAGAAAGAGTGATCACGTCAACAGAAGCCTTAAAACTAAAAGAAATACCAAAACACATGCTTGTCATTGGCGGCGGCGTTATTGGTTTGGAATTAGGACAAGTATACAAACGTTTAGGTTCAGAAGTTACTGTAATTGAGTTCATGGACAGAATCATCTCAGGAATGGACGCAGGACTTTCTAAAGAGTTGACAAAAGTATTCAAAAAGCAAAAATTTAAAATTAACACATCTCACAAAGTAACTTCTGTGGAACGTGTTGGTGATGAGGTTGTTGTAAAAGCTGAAAACAAAAAAGGCGAAGAAGTAGAATTTAAAGGCGATTACTGCCTAGTTTCTGTCGGTCGTCGTCCATATACGGACGGATTGAACGCAGAAGCGGCTGGCGTAAAAATTGACGATAAAGGTAGAGTAGAAGTAAACGCGTACTTGCAAACTTCGGCTTCAAACATTTACGCAATTGGCGATGTTGTAAAAGGAGCAATGTTAGCACACAAAGCATCTGAAGAAGGTACAATGGTAGCGGAAATCATCGCAGGACAAAAACCACATATTGATTACAATCTAATTCCTGGAGTTGTCTATACATGGCCAGAAGTTTCGGCTGTTGGAAAAACAGAGGAAGAATTAACAGAAGCTGGAATTGCGTACAAAACGGGACAATTTCCAATGCGAGCTTTGGGTAGAAGTAGAGCAAGTATGGATTTAGACGGTTTCGTTAAAATATTAGCAGACGAAAAAACAGATGAAATCTTAGGAATCCACATGATTGGTGCCAGAGCAGCCGATCTAATCGCAGAAGCAGTTGTAGCAATGGAATACAGAGCATCTGCGGAAGATATAGCACGTATGTCACACGCACATCCAACATTTGCAGAAGCAATCAAAGAAGCAGCGTTGGCAGCTACGGAAGACAGAGCATTACATATATAAATTAAAAGATTAAAAGATTAAAAGATTGAAAGATTGAAAGATTGAAAGATTGAAAGATTGAAAAAAAATTAAAAAAATAAAAAGATGAAGAAAAGTTTAATGATAGCGAGCATGTTTATAGGAATTATAGCATTCTCATCATGTTCTAGTGATGACGGAACGCCTCCAGTGCCAACGTCAACTTTAACTGTAAATCTAAATGGTGTAGCGCCATTACCAAGTAATTTCGTGTACGAAGGTTGGATTGTAGTCAACAATACGCCAATTTCAACAGGAAGATTCAACACAGGATCGGTGAATTCAACACAAACATTTACTTTAGTTACTGCGGATTTAGATGTGGCAACGGAATTTATTTTGTCAATTGAACTCGCAACAGGAGACGATCCAGCGCCTTCAAATACAAAAATTTTAAAAGGTGGTTTTGTGGCAAATGCAGCTACATTATCAATCAATAGCGTGGTTGGAAATTTTGCAAATACGACGACTCCATTTTCAGGATCTTTCGTTACAGATACTCCAACGGATAATGTTGGCGGAGTTGATAATGGAAACAATGATAGAGGTGTTTGGTTTATACAAAACATGACAACGGCAGGATTAATAAATCTTCCGCAGCTTTCTGCAGGTTGGAAATATGAAGGTTGGGCAGTATTTAATACCGGTTCTGCACCAGCAACCACAGGAAAATTTACAAGTGCAAATGCAGCAGACAGTTCGTCTCCGTATAGTGGAAATGAACCTGCACCATTATTTCCAGGAGAAGATTTCTTATTCAATCTTCCAGCGGGAATTGACGGAATCGTAACAGGATTACCAGTTGTAATTTCGGTTGAGCCAGATTTAGTAGGCGATCCAAATGAGCCTTTCTTCTTAAAACCAATTACAGGAACAGAAGGAATAAGTAATAATGGTTTGTCTGTTACAAACAATATCAACGCAACTATCAACGGAACTGCGGTTAGATAATTACTATAAATTATATAAAAAGTATAAAAAAACTCCAGAACTATCTGGAGTTTTTTTATACCTAAAATGTAAGTTCTTATTTTTAGTTGCGACTGCTGAGTT from Kordia antarctica encodes the following:
- a CDS encoding NADP-dependent isocitrate dehydrogenase, with amino-acid sequence MAKSTKIIYTKTDEAPALATHSFLPIVKAFTAPSGIDIETKDISLAGRILANFPEYLTADQRVSDALAELGELAKTPEANIIKLPNISASVPQLKDVIAELQAKGFAIPDYPEEAETEKDKAIIEQYNKVKGSAVNPVLREGNSDRRAPKAVKNYAKKNPHSMGVWSSDSKTNVATMEAGDFRSNEKSITINDATSVNIEHVDVNGNKTTLKAGIDLLAGEIIDATVMSKKALLAFLAKEIAEAKEKGLLFSLHMKATMMKVSDPIIFGHAVRVYFADLFEKYQTEFDEIGVDVNNGFGNLLNNLNELSQEKKEEIIGDIAVAMENGPDIAMVNSDKGITNLHVPSDVIIDASMPAMIRTSGKMWDADGKLQDTIAVIPDSSYAALYQVTIDFCKKNGAFDPTTMGTVPNVGLMAQKAEEYGSHDKTFEIPANGTVKIVDATGKTLIEHNVETGDIWRMCQVKDAPIRDWVKLAVSRAKATGSPAVFWLDQERAHDAELIKKVNLYLKDYDTEGLEIHILALAEATQYTLERTKDGKETISVTGNVLRDYLTDLFPILELGTSAKMLSIVPLMNGGGLFETGAGGSAPKHVQQFNEEGHLRWDSLGEFLALAVSLEHLGSNYDNKNAIVLSETLDDATDKFLENKKSPSRKVHELDNRGSHFYLSLYWAQALASQNKDAELKTRFTPIASELAQNEEKIVKELNDAQGSPMNTGGYYMPNDELMSKLMRPSETFNKILSAIA
- the rplS gene encoding 50S ribosomal protein L19, whose translation is MEALIKFVQEEFVAKKDFPVFAAGDTITVYYEIREGEKTRTQFFRGVVIQRRGSGSSETFTIRKISGTVGVERIFPVNLPALQQIEVNKRGKVRRARIFYFRGLTGKKARIKERRFK
- a CDS encoding T9SS type A sorting domain-containing protein, yielding MIIIKLKNGQHYLGKYNIEVPFREVGEIRFQLSPELWERWLSSGGRAEGIEIIDAERREVILTDPTRAQLLSVDLPPRAYYPLSVEFRMNEGVQQSVNYHFAFSQNLSEELESEFGSECHYFVEFNGRSDEEISEPFRRTATDDTIVLIPNPSRGQFTVQIQEAQVQRGIIQVLDVNTGQIIYEKVFSHQDKIPVDLGNLRPNVYILKLITDKKVTTKRIIVN
- the lpdA gene encoding dihydrolipoyl dehydrogenase, with product MNSYDVAVIGSGPGGYVAAIRCAQLGMKTAIIEKYSTLGGTCLNVGCIPSKALLDSSHHYEEAIKHFDDHGIEISGEVKVNLEKMIARKTAVVDQTTGGIDFLMKKNKIDVYEGLGSFKDATHVNIAKNDGTSEEIEAKNIIIATGSKPANLPFIKLDKERVITSTEALKLKEIPKHMLVIGGGVIGLELGQVYKRLGSEVTVIEFMDRIISGMDAGLSKELTKVFKKQKFKINTSHKVTSVERVGDEVVVKAENKKGEEVEFKGDYCLVSVGRRPYTDGLNAEAAGVKIDDKGRVEVNAYLQTSASNIYAIGDVVKGAMLAHKASEEGTMVAEIIAGQKPHIDYNLIPGVVYTWPEVSAVGKTEEELTEAGIAYKTGQFPMRALGRSRASMDLDGFVKILADEKTDEILGIHMIGARAADLIAEAVVAMEYRASAEDIARMSHAHPTFAEAIKEAALAATEDRALHI
- a CDS encoding anti-sigma factor translates to MKKSLMIASMFIGIIAFSSCSSDDGTPPVPTSTLTVNLNGVAPLPSNFVYEGWIVVNNTPISTGRFNTGSVNSTQTFTLVTADLDVATEFILSIELATGDDPAPSNTKILKGGFVANAATLSINSVVGNFANTTTPFSGSFVTDTPTDNVGGVDNGNNDRGVWFIQNMTTAGLINLPQLSAGWKYEGWAVFNTGSAPATTGKFTSANAADSSSPYSGNEPAPLFPGEDFLFNLPAGIDGIVTGLPVVISVEPDLVGDPNEPFFLKPITGTEGISNNGLSVTNNINATINGTAVR